One genomic region from Zalophus californianus isolate mZalCal1 chromosome 2, mZalCal1.pri.v2, whole genome shotgun sequence encodes:
- the HTRA3 gene encoding serine protease HTRA3 isoform X1, with protein MWPRARPRPLRRRPPPGPGTASASPLVPGRSPALPPGPGPAAMPARALLLAALAALTLAREPPAASCPARCDVSRCPSPRCPGGYVPDLCNCCLVCAASEGEPCGRPLDSPCGESLECARGVCRCRGEHAVCGTDGHTYANVCALQAASRRALELSGTPVRQLQKGACPSGLHQLTSPRYKFNFIADVVEKIAPAVVHIELFLRHPLFGRNVPLSSGSGFIMSEAGLIITNAHVVSSTNTVSGRQQLKVQLQNGDSHEATIKDIDKKSDIATIKIHPKKKLPALLLGRSADLRPGEFVVAIGSPFALQNTVTTGIVSTAQRDGKELGLRDSDMDYIQTDAIINYGNSGGPLVNLDGEVIGINTLKVAAGISFAIPSDRITRFLTEFQDKHVKDWKKRFIGIRMRTITLSLAEELKASNPDFPSVSSGIYVQEVVPNSPSQRGGIQDGDIIVKVNGRPLVDSSELQEAILTESPLLLEVRRGNDDLLFSIVPEVVL; from the exons ATGTGGCCGCGCGCCCGTCCCCGTCCCCTCCGCAGGCGGCCGCCGCCCGGCCCCGGCACGGCCTCGGCGTCCCCGCTGGTCCCCGGCCGGTCCCCCGCGCTgccgcccggccccggccccgccgctATGCCGGCGCGCGCTCTGCTCCTGGCCGCGCTGGCCGCGCTGACGCTGGCCCGAGAGCCCCCGGCGGCGTCGTGTCCCGCGCGCTGCGACGTGTCGCGGTGCCCGAGCCCCCGCTGCCCCGGCGGCTACGTGCCCGACCTCTGCAACTGCTGCCTGGTGTGCGCCGCCAGCGAGGGCGAGCCGTGCGGCCGCCCCCTCGACTCGCCGTGCGGGGAGAGCCTGGAGTGCGCGCGCGGCGTGTGCCGCTGCCGCGGGGAGCACGCTGTGTGCGGCACCGACGGGCACACCTACGCCAACGTGTGCGCGCTGCAGGCGGCCAGCCGGCGCGCGCTGGAGCTCTCGGGGACACCCGTGCGCCAGCTGCAGAAGGGCGCCTGCCCATCGG GTCTCCACCAGCTGACCAGCCCGCGGTACAAGTTCAACTTCATCGCGGACGTGGTGGAGAAGATCGCGCCGGCCGTGGTCCACATAGAGCTCTTCCTGAG ACACCCTCTGTTTGGTCGCAACGTGCCCCTGTCCAGCGGCTCAGGCTTCATCATGTCGGAGGCCGGCTTGATCATCACCAACGCCCACGTGGTGTCCAGCACCAACACCGTCTCCGGCCGGCAACAGCTCAAGGTGCAGCTGCAGAACGGTGACAGCCACGAGGCCACCATCAAGGACATTGACAAGAAGTCGGACATCGCCACCATCAAGATCCACCCCAAA AAAAAGCTGCCGGCCCTGCTACTGGGCCGCTCGGCAGACCTGCGGCCCGGCGAGTTCGTGGTGGCCATCGGCAGCCCCTTTGCCCTGCAGAACACCGTGACCACGGGCATCGTCAGCACGGCCCAGCGGGACGGCAAGGAGCTGGGCCTCCGGGACTCAGACATGGACTACATCCAGACGGATGCCATCATCAAC TACGGGAACTCCGGGGGACCACTGGTGAACCTG GACGGCGAGGTCATTGGCATCAACACGCTCAAGGTGGCGGCCGGCATCTCCTTCGCCATCCCCTCGGACCGCATCACACGCTTCCTCACGGAGTTCCAGGACAAGCACGTCAAAG ACTGGAAGAAGCGATTCATTGGCATACGGATGCGGACCATCACACTGAG TTTGGCAGAAGAACTAAAGGCCAGCAACCCAGACTTCCCATCGGTCAGCAGTGGGATTTATGTGCAAGAGGTTGTTCCAAACTCACCTTCTCAGAG AGGGGGCATTCAAGATGGCGACATCATCGTCAAGGTCAACGGGCGCCCTCTGGTGGACTCGAGCGAGCTGCAGGAGGCCATCCTGACGGAGTCCCCTCTGCTGCTGGAGGTGCGGCGGGGGAATGATGACCTCCTGTTCAGCATCGTGCCCGAGGTGGTCCTGTGA
- the HTRA3 gene encoding serine protease HTRA3 isoform X3 → MWPRARPRPLRRRPPPGPGTASASPLVPGRSPALPPGPGPAAMPARALLLAALAALTLAREPPAASCPARCDVSRCPSPRCPGGYVPDLCNCCLVCAASEGEPCGRPLDSPCGESLECARGVCRCRGEHAVCGTDGHTYANVCALQAASRRALELSGTPVRQLQKGACPSGLHQLTSPRYKFNFIADVVEKIAPAVVHIELFLRHPLFGRNVPLSSGSGFIMSEAGLIITNAHVVSSTNTVSGRQQLKVQLQNGDSHEATIKDIDKKSDIATIKIHPKKKLPALLLGRSADLRPGEFVVAIGSPFALQNTVTTGIVSTAQRDGKELGLRDSDMDYIQTDAIINYGNSGGPLVNLDGEVIGINTLKVAAGISFAIPSDRITRFLTEFQDKHVKAPSPAVH, encoded by the exons ATGTGGCCGCGCGCCCGTCCCCGTCCCCTCCGCAGGCGGCCGCCGCCCGGCCCCGGCACGGCCTCGGCGTCCCCGCTGGTCCCCGGCCGGTCCCCCGCGCTgccgcccggccccggccccgccgctATGCCGGCGCGCGCTCTGCTCCTGGCCGCGCTGGCCGCGCTGACGCTGGCCCGAGAGCCCCCGGCGGCGTCGTGTCCCGCGCGCTGCGACGTGTCGCGGTGCCCGAGCCCCCGCTGCCCCGGCGGCTACGTGCCCGACCTCTGCAACTGCTGCCTGGTGTGCGCCGCCAGCGAGGGCGAGCCGTGCGGCCGCCCCCTCGACTCGCCGTGCGGGGAGAGCCTGGAGTGCGCGCGCGGCGTGTGCCGCTGCCGCGGGGAGCACGCTGTGTGCGGCACCGACGGGCACACCTACGCCAACGTGTGCGCGCTGCAGGCGGCCAGCCGGCGCGCGCTGGAGCTCTCGGGGACACCCGTGCGCCAGCTGCAGAAGGGCGCCTGCCCATCGG GTCTCCACCAGCTGACCAGCCCGCGGTACAAGTTCAACTTCATCGCGGACGTGGTGGAGAAGATCGCGCCGGCCGTGGTCCACATAGAGCTCTTCCTGAG ACACCCTCTGTTTGGTCGCAACGTGCCCCTGTCCAGCGGCTCAGGCTTCATCATGTCGGAGGCCGGCTTGATCATCACCAACGCCCACGTGGTGTCCAGCACCAACACCGTCTCCGGCCGGCAACAGCTCAAGGTGCAGCTGCAGAACGGTGACAGCCACGAGGCCACCATCAAGGACATTGACAAGAAGTCGGACATCGCCACCATCAAGATCCACCCCAAA AAAAAGCTGCCGGCCCTGCTACTGGGCCGCTCGGCAGACCTGCGGCCCGGCGAGTTCGTGGTGGCCATCGGCAGCCCCTTTGCCCTGCAGAACACCGTGACCACGGGCATCGTCAGCACGGCCCAGCGGGACGGCAAGGAGCTGGGCCTCCGGGACTCAGACATGGACTACATCCAGACGGATGCCATCATCAAC TACGGGAACTCCGGGGGACCACTGGTGAACCTG GACGGCGAGGTCATTGGCATCAACACGCTCAAGGTGGCGGCCGGCATCTCCTTCGCCATCCCCTCGGACCGCATCACACGCTTCCTCACGGAGTTCCAGGACAAGCACGTCAAAG ccccctcaccAGCAGTTCATTGA
- the HTRA3 gene encoding serine protease HTRA3 isoform X2 produces MWPRARPRPLRRRPPPGPGTASASPLVPGRSPALPPGPGPAAMPARALLLAALAALTLAREPPAASCPARCDVSRCPSPRCPGGYVPDLCNCCLVCAASEGEPCGRPLDSPCGESLECARGVCRCRGEHAVCGTDGHTYANVCALQAASRRALELSGTPVRQLQKGACPSGLHQLTSPRYKFNFIADVVEKIAPAVVHIELFLRHPLFGRNVPLSSGSGFIMSEAGLIITNAHVVSSTNTVSGRQQLKVQLQNGDSHEATIKDIDKKSDIATIKIHPKKKLPALLLGRSADLRPGEFVVAIGSPFALQNTVTTGIVSTAQRDGKELGLRDSDMDYIQTDAIINYGNSGGPLVNLDSSGLPWEPRGRRGTWYSGSRVIAPLTAPPRTARSLASTRSRWRPASPSPSPRTASHASSRSSRTSTSKPPHQQFIESRGLPHACLILHDPTSQAHGAQCSQDQCHEDWSREEPLLRTPLGSSGSLM; encoded by the exons ATGTGGCCGCGCGCCCGTCCCCGTCCCCTCCGCAGGCGGCCGCCGCCCGGCCCCGGCACGGCCTCGGCGTCCCCGCTGGTCCCCGGCCGGTCCCCCGCGCTgccgcccggccccggccccgccgctATGCCGGCGCGCGCTCTGCTCCTGGCCGCGCTGGCCGCGCTGACGCTGGCCCGAGAGCCCCCGGCGGCGTCGTGTCCCGCGCGCTGCGACGTGTCGCGGTGCCCGAGCCCCCGCTGCCCCGGCGGCTACGTGCCCGACCTCTGCAACTGCTGCCTGGTGTGCGCCGCCAGCGAGGGCGAGCCGTGCGGCCGCCCCCTCGACTCGCCGTGCGGGGAGAGCCTGGAGTGCGCGCGCGGCGTGTGCCGCTGCCGCGGGGAGCACGCTGTGTGCGGCACCGACGGGCACACCTACGCCAACGTGTGCGCGCTGCAGGCGGCCAGCCGGCGCGCGCTGGAGCTCTCGGGGACACCCGTGCGCCAGCTGCAGAAGGGCGCCTGCCCATCGG GTCTCCACCAGCTGACCAGCCCGCGGTACAAGTTCAACTTCATCGCGGACGTGGTGGAGAAGATCGCGCCGGCCGTGGTCCACATAGAGCTCTTCCTGAG ACACCCTCTGTTTGGTCGCAACGTGCCCCTGTCCAGCGGCTCAGGCTTCATCATGTCGGAGGCCGGCTTGATCATCACCAACGCCCACGTGGTGTCCAGCACCAACACCGTCTCCGGCCGGCAACAGCTCAAGGTGCAGCTGCAGAACGGTGACAGCCACGAGGCCACCATCAAGGACATTGACAAGAAGTCGGACATCGCCACCATCAAGATCCACCCCAAA AAAAAGCTGCCGGCCCTGCTACTGGGCCGCTCGGCAGACCTGCGGCCCGGCGAGTTCGTGGTGGCCATCGGCAGCCCCTTTGCCCTGCAGAACACCGTGACCACGGGCATCGTCAGCACGGCCCAGCGGGACGGCAAGGAGCTGGGCCTCCGGGACTCAGACATGGACTACATCCAGACGGATGCCATCATCAAC TACGGGAACTCCGGGGGACCACTGGTGAACCTG GACAGCTCGGGACTGCCCTGGGAGCCTCGGGGCAGACGCGGGACTTGGTACTCGGGCTCCCGGGTGATCGCCCCTCTGACCGCCCCGCCCAGGACGGCGAGGTCATTGGCATCAACACGCTCAAGGTGGCGGCCGGCATCTCCTTCGCCATCCCCTCGGACCGCATCACACGCTTCCTCACGGAGTTCCAGGACAAGCACGTCAAAG ccccctcaccAGCAGTTCATTGAGAGCAGGGGGCTTCCTCATGCTTGCCTGATCCTCCACGATCCCACCAGCCAAGcacatggagcccagtgcagccAAGACCAGTGCCATGAGGACTGGTCACGCGAAGAACCGCTGTTGAGGACTCCGTTGGGTTCATCGGGGTCCCTCATGTGA